A portion of the Anoxybacillus gonensis genome contains these proteins:
- the tpx gene encoding thiol peroxidase: MAKVTFKGNPVTLVGHEVKVGDAAPNFTVLANDLSPVTLDDTKGFVRLISVVPSIDTGVCDAQTRRFNEEAGNIEGVKVLTISVDLPFAQKRWCAANGLENVVTLSDHRDVSFGQAYGVLIQELRLLARAVFVVDRNDRVTYVEYVSEATNHPNYEAAIEAAKQAAQQ; the protein is encoded by the coding sequence ATGGCGAAGGTTACATTTAAAGGAAATCCTGTCACATTAGTCGGTCATGAAGTGAAAGTCGGTGATGCAGCTCCGAATTTTACTGTGCTTGCCAACGACTTATCACCGGTGACATTAGATGATACAAAAGGATTTGTTCGTTTAATTAGCGTTGTGCCATCGATTGATACAGGAGTTTGTGATGCACAAACACGTCGCTTTAATGAAGAAGCAGGAAACATTGAAGGAGTAAAGGTGTTAACGATTAGCGTTGATTTGCCATTTGCTCAAAAACGTTGGTGCGCGGCAAACGGATTAGAAAACGTTGTTACATTATCTGACCATCGCGATGTATCGTTTGGCCAAGCGTACGGTGTGCTCATTCAAGAGTTACGCTTACTCGCTCGTGCAGTATTTGTCGTTGATCGTAACGATCGCGTCACATATGTCGAGTACGTATCAGAAGCAACAAATCATCCAAACTACGAAGCAGCCATTGAAGCAGCAAAACAAGCGGCTCAACAATAA
- the ytfJ gene encoding GerW family sporulation protein yields MNGHPIEGLMTTAMENLKQMIDVNTIIGDPVETPDGSVILTVSKVGFGFAAGGSEFMLNHGNEQQKEVHPFGGGSGGGVSITPIAFLIVNSSGVKLLHVDESTHLYEKILDLAPQAIEKIQQMFEKKEKPKQQHNEATDFDI; encoded by the coding sequence ATGAATGGACATCCGATTGAAGGATTAATGACGACAGCGATGGAAAATTTAAAACAAATGATTGATGTCAATACGATTATCGGTGATCCTGTCGAGACACCTGATGGAAGCGTCATCTTAACTGTATCGAAAGTCGGTTTCGGCTTTGCAGCAGGTGGTAGCGAGTTTATGTTGAATCATGGCAATGAACAACAAAAAGAAGTTCATCCATTCGGTGGAGGAAGTGGCGGGGGTGTATCAATTACACCGATTGCTTTTTTAATTGTGAACAGTTCAGGCGTAAAGCTATTACATGTAGATGAAAGCACGCATTTATACGAGAAAATTTTAGATCTCGCCCCACAAGCGATCGAAAAAATTCAACAAATGTTTGAGAAAAAAGAAAAACCGAAGCAACAACATAACGAAGCAACAGATTTTGATATTTAG
- a CDS encoding DUF2953 domain-containing protein: MIFVIAIIFIAFLAIIPFLYVRMTIQFQHAQDNDQLTIDIRLLRFLRYRFTVPLIEISKREAGLVTEQKTSTGKDEKTTFTVTDARQRIAQIKRWLNDIVHLHTIIKKFLQKVSVLQFQWHTQIGVGDAAKTALLVGIGWSVKYYMVAIMSKYMNVCSTPSISIVPFFQGALSRTSFTCMVRFRIGYAILAGLKVVKHWKKGAKVSRRNENEWTSD, encoded by the coding sequence ATGATTTTCGTTATTGCCATCATCTTTATTGCCTTCTTAGCAATCATTCCTTTTTTATATGTGCGCATGACGATTCAATTTCAACATGCACAAGATAATGATCAATTAACAATAGATATTCGCCTTCTTCGTTTTCTTCGTTATCGTTTTACTGTTCCGCTCATTGAAATATCAAAAAGGGAAGCCGGCTTAGTGACAGAGCAAAAAACAAGTACAGGGAAAGATGAAAAAACGACATTTACTGTTACTGATGCGCGCCAACGTATCGCACAAATCAAACGGTGGTTAAATGACATCGTTCATTTACATACGATTATAAAAAAATTTTTACAAAAAGTTTCGGTTTTACAGTTTCAATGGCATACGCAAATCGGCGTCGGAGATGCGGCGAAAACAGCGCTGCTCGTCGGGATCGGTTGGTCGGTTAAATATTACATGGTGGCAATAATGAGCAAATATATGAATGTTTGTAGCACTCCTTCCATTTCTATCGTTCCTTTTTTTCAAGGCGCATTATCGCGTACATCGTTTACATGTATGGTTCGATTTCGAATCGGTTATGCTATATTAGCAGGACTGAAGGTCGTAAAACATTGGAAAAAAGGTGCAAAAGTTTCTAGGAGGAATGAAAATGAATGGACATCCGATTGA
- a CDS encoding NAD kinase, whose amino-acid sequence MTERRNRMYFFHKHDEETTKQVQPLIELAKQYEFQVVDEAKHANIIVSVGGDGTFLQAVRKTGFREDCLYAGISTLGSLSMYCDFHIHDTEKMIEAMTTEQIEVRKYPTIYVTVNDSTSFYCLNECTIRSSIIKTFVMDVFIDNLHFETFRGDGMIIATPTGSTAYNKSVNGAVVDPMLPCFQVSELASLNNNRYRTLGSSFILSGNRKLTLKVVQDGNDYPIIGMDNEALSIQHVEKIDIALSGKVIKTVKLKDNSFWEKVKRTFL is encoded by the coding sequence ATGACTGAACGCCGTAATCGCATGTACTTCTTTCATAAACACGATGAAGAAACGACGAAGCAAGTTCAACCGCTCATTGAACTCGCCAAACAGTATGAATTTCAAGTTGTAGATGAGGCAAAACATGCCAACATTATTGTAAGCGTCGGTGGAGACGGTACGTTTTTGCAAGCGGTGAGAAAAACCGGATTTCGTGAAGATTGCTTATATGCTGGTATTTCAACATTAGGCTCATTAAGTATGTATTGTGATTTTCATATTCATGATACAGAAAAAATGATTGAAGCGATGACAACGGAACAAATCGAGGTGCGTAAATATCCAACGATTTATGTTACAGTCAATGATTCTACGTCATTTTATTGTTTAAATGAATGCACGATTCGTTCAAGTATTATTAAAACGTTTGTCATGGACGTATTTATCGACAATTTGCATTTTGAAACGTTCCGAGGCGATGGAATGATCATTGCCACACCTACAGGAAGTACAGCTTACAATAAATCAGTTAATGGGGCAGTCGTGGACCCGATGCTTCCATGCTTTCAAGTAAGCGAACTAGCATCACTAAACAATAATCGTTATCGCACGCTCGGTTCATCATTTATTTTAAGCGGAAATCGCAAGTTAACATTAAAAGTGGTACAAGACGGAAACGACTATCCAATTATCGGTATGGATAATGAAGCACTAAGCATTCAACATGTTGAAAAAATAGATATTGCATTAAGTGGAAAAGTGATTAAAACAGTCAAACTGAAAGATAATTCTTTCTGGGAAAAAGTAAAACGGACATTTTTGTAA
- a CDS encoding phenylacetate--CoA ligase family protein: MERWKSFLIEAYEQSLALRERLDAANMSPYELETIEQLNGIPVLKKEQLPLLQKHQLPFGNMITTRSNELARIFMSPGPIYDPQGKEEDDWGFAEALQAAGFTSDDIVQNTFSYHLSPAGFMFDSALRRIGATVVPAGPGNRELQVQLMNDLQVTGYVGTPSFLHLLLQYADEKGIHVTVKKAFFTAEKLTENMRDQFEQRGIHVFEGYGTADCGCIAFEDRQGPGLKISSRAIVQLCDPISGVPLDEEGEIVVTIFDRTYPLVRFGTGDVSRWVDGYKGERIVGVLGRVGTSVKVKGMFVHEQQLKKVMADVGCPLFQAVVTNEGGHDQLTIYIEKELDEEAKQKIKNVIRITPTFVSVDRVNGGERCLIDRRKW, from the coding sequence ATGGAACGATGGAAATCGTTTTTGATCGAGGCGTATGAACAGTCATTAGCATTGCGTGAGCGATTAGATGCAGCAAATATGAGTCCGTATGAATTAGAAACGATTGAGCAACTGAATGGCATTCCGGTATTGAAAAAAGAACAATTACCTCTTTTACAAAAACATCAGCTGCCATTTGGAAATATGATTACAACACGATCGAATGAATTGGCACGCATCTTTATGTCTCCAGGACCGATTTACGATCCGCAAGGAAAGGAAGAGGATGATTGGGGATTTGCAGAAGCGCTTCAAGCCGCTGGATTTACAAGCGATGATATTGTACAAAATACGTTTTCATATCATTTATCCCCAGCAGGTTTTATGTTTGATAGCGCTCTTCGACGGATCGGTGCAACAGTTGTGCCGGCAGGACCAGGCAATCGTGAATTGCAAGTGCAGCTTATGAATGACTTGCAAGTGACTGGATATGTTGGTACGCCAAGTTTTTTACATTTATTGTTGCAGTATGCGGATGAAAAAGGAATACATGTCACGGTGAAAAAGGCGTTTTTCACGGCAGAAAAGCTAACAGAAAACATGCGCGACCAGTTTGAACAACGAGGTATTCATGTTTTTGAAGGATATGGAACAGCTGATTGTGGTTGTATCGCATTTGAGGACCGTCAAGGACCAGGTTTGAAAATTAGTTCGCGAGCTATCGTCCAACTGTGTGATCCGATTAGCGGAGTACCGCTTGATGAGGAGGGAGAAATTGTCGTTACGATATTTGATCGGACGTACCCTCTCGTTCGATTTGGTACAGGGGATGTGTCACGTTGGGTCGATGGGTATAAAGGTGAACGGATCGTCGGTGTGCTCGGACGTGTCGGAACAAGCGTGAAAGTGAAAGGAATGTTTGTACATGAGCAACAGTTGAAGAAAGTCATGGCTGACGTAGGATGTCCGCTATTTCAAGCGGTCGTAACAAATGAAGGTGGTCATGATCAATTGACGATTTACATCGAAAAAGAGCTTGATGAAGAAGCAAAACAAAAAATAAAAAACGTTATTCGTATCACACCGACATTTGTTTCTGTTGATCGTGTAAATGGGGGAGAGCGGTGTCTCATCGATCGAAGAAAATGGTAA
- a CDS encoding ABC transporter ATP-binding protein: MLTLNNVEVMYNRVILVLKGMSMVIPEGKIVALLGSNGAGKTTTLKAISGLLRSEDGEVTDGYIELYGERIEGKDAEEIVKKGIFQCMEGRRVFEHLTVEENLIVGAHTRKDRHNIKADLQKVYHYFPKLHMLRHRQAGYLSGGEQQMLAIGRGMMAKPKILLLDEPSLGIAPLLVKEIFSIIKRINEEEGTTILVVEQNANIALSIAHYGYIMENGRIVMDGPVERLLENEDVKEFYLGMSEKGRKNYREVKSYKRRKRWL, from the coding sequence ATGCTTACGTTAAACAATGTAGAAGTGATGTATAATCGAGTCATTCTCGTGTTAAAAGGTATGTCGATGGTTATTCCGGAAGGGAAAATTGTCGCGTTGCTCGGCAGCAATGGGGCAGGGAAAACAACGACGTTAAAAGCCATTTCGGGATTATTAAGAAGTGAAGATGGCGAAGTAACAGATGGCTATATTGAGCTATATGGAGAACGAATTGAAGGAAAAGATGCAGAAGAAATCGTGAAGAAAGGAATTTTTCAATGTATGGAAGGAAGACGAGTGTTTGAACATTTGACGGTAGAAGAAAATTTAATTGTCGGTGCTCATACACGAAAAGATCGCCACAATATTAAAGCAGATTTACAAAAAGTATATCATTACTTTCCGAAGCTTCATATGTTGCGCCATCGCCAAGCAGGGTATTTATCAGGTGGAGAACAGCAAATGTTGGCAATTGGCCGCGGCATGATGGCAAAACCAAAAATTTTACTGCTTGATGAACCATCGTTAGGGATTGCTCCGTTGCTTGTGAAAGAAATTTTTTCAATTATTAAGCGAATTAATGAAGAAGAAGGAACGACAATTCTCGTCGTTGAACAAAATGCGAACATTGCTTTATCGATTGCGCACTACGGATACATTATGGAAAATGGCCGCATCGTCATGGACGGTCCTGTGGAGAGATTACTTGAAAATGAAGATGTAAAAGAATTTTACCTCGGGATGAGCGAAAAAGGGCGCAAAAATTATCGGGAAGTCAAGTCGTATAAACGGAGAAAGAGGTGGTTGTAA
- a CDS encoding ABC transporter substrate-binding protein, giving the protein MKKKGALLATLLLGASMLFGCSGGDKTTTEPAKEGGKEQGTIKIGALFDITGATGDVGTPYAEGEKAYIEYINSKGGVNGYKIELVGQDYAYKIPEAQKLYQKYKASDKVSAILGWGTADTEALRQQVAADKLPFFSASYSENLKNIKESPYNFLTAASYSDQARSVLRWIKENHTGGTPKVALIYNDTAFGKSPIQDAKDFAKEIGVEIVDEQIVDLKALDATSQLLNMKKKAPDYAIIQQTWGATATILKDAKKLGIETQFIGLNWTTGEGLLPIAGDAAEGFIGVVTHAFPYEDLPGMAEVKEYLASKGEKLEDKNQKFIQGWVTAKILVEGIKQADDPTTGEGIRQGLEKLKDLDLGGLAAPVTFTADNHAGTNQIRLAKVENGQFKVFTDYFGY; this is encoded by the coding sequence ATGAAGAAAAAAGGTGCACTACTCGCTACATTGCTCCTTGGAGCAAGCATGTTATTCGGATGTTCAGGAGGTGACAAAACAACGACAGAACCGGCAAAAGAAGGAGGAAAAGAACAAGGAACGATTAAAATTGGTGCATTGTTTGATATTACAGGTGCAACGGGAGATGTTGGTACACCGTATGCTGAAGGAGAAAAAGCGTATATTGAATACATTAATTCAAAAGGCGGTGTGAACGGCTATAAAATTGAGCTTGTCGGACAAGATTACGCTTATAAAATTCCTGAAGCGCAAAAGCTGTATCAAAAATATAAAGCGAGCGATAAAGTGTCAGCCATTTTAGGATGGGGAACAGCCGATACGGAAGCGTTGCGACAACAAGTTGCAGCAGATAAACTACCATTTTTCTCAGCTTCTTATTCAGAAAATTTAAAAAATATAAAAGAAAGCCCATACAACTTTTTAACAGCGGCGTCTTACTCTGATCAAGCGCGCTCCGTACTTCGTTGGATTAAAGAAAATCATACAGGTGGAACACCAAAAGTTGCGCTCATTTATAATGACACGGCATTTGGAAAATCGCCAATTCAAGATGCAAAAGACTTTGCGAAAGAAATTGGTGTAGAGATTGTAGACGAACAAATCGTTGACTTAAAAGCGCTTGATGCGACATCTCAACTATTGAACATGAAGAAAAAGGCACCGGATTATGCGATTATTCAACAAACATGGGGTGCGACAGCAACGATTTTAAAAGATGCGAAAAAATTAGGCATTGAAACGCAATTTATTGGCTTAAACTGGACAACTGGTGAAGGATTGCTCCCGATTGCTGGAGATGCGGCAGAAGGGTTTATCGGCGTTGTGACACATGCGTTTCCATATGAAGATTTACCAGGTATGGCTGAAGTGAAAGAGTATTTAGCAAGCAAAGGTGAAAAATTAGAGGATAAAAACCAAAAGTTTATTCAAGGATGGGTCACAGCGAAAATTTTAGTAGAAGGAATTAAGCAAGCGGACGATCCAACGACGGGAGAAGGCATTCGTCAAGGATTAGAAAAATTAAAAGATCTTGATTTAGGCGGCCTAGCTGCACCAGTTACGTTTACGGCTGATAATCATGCGGGGACGAATCAAATTCGTTTAGCAAAAGTAGAAAATGGACAGTTTAAGGTGTTTACAGACTACTTCGGATACTAA
- a CDS encoding branched-chain amino acid ABC transporter permease, protein MVRNPFVMQCGEFHVDYRQDMAIWKIARVRWRIFMIVALFALFPMVATDYVVGLATLCGIAAIGAIGLNILTGFTGQISIGVGAFLGVGGYTSAILTTKLGLSFWAAFPLAGLITALVGALFGIPSLRLKGLYLAIATLAAQVIILFVISRWDSLTGGTAGLVLNRPQIGSFTFMSETSYYYLMFVVLLITIVFSLNLFRTRVGRAFIAIRDRDIAAEVMGIDLFKYKVLAFFVSSFFVGIAGALLGHYTMIVSPELYSISVSIEYLAMILVGGLGSVFGSLYGAVFITLMPVVLRSVVDVLSGTFPGLEGVLVGMKEVVFGVVIILFLVYEPDGLNKIWSNIKNYFRLWPFSYTK, encoded by the coding sequence ATGGTGCGAAATCCGTTTGTTATGCAATGTGGTGAATTTCATGTTGATTATAGGCAAGATATGGCTATTTGGAAAATTGCTCGCGTGCGTTGGCGTATTTTTATGATTGTAGCGCTATTTGCTCTTTTTCCTATGGTCGCGACAGACTATGTAGTCGGTTTGGCGACATTATGTGGGATTGCAGCCATTGGAGCGATCGGATTAAATATTTTAACAGGGTTTACTGGTCAAATTTCGATCGGGGTTGGCGCATTTTTAGGGGTAGGAGGTTATACATCAGCGATTTTAACAACGAAGTTAGGGCTTAGCTTTTGGGCTGCTTTTCCGCTTGCTGGGTTAATTACTGCGCTTGTCGGTGCTCTGTTTGGGATCCCGTCTTTGCGCTTAAAAGGGCTATATTTAGCCATTGCCACATTGGCGGCGCAAGTCATCATTTTGTTTGTCATTTCAAGATGGGATTCATTAACAGGGGGAACTGCTGGGCTCGTATTGAACCGTCCACAGATCGGTTCGTTTACGTTCATGAGCGAAACGAGCTATTACTATTTAATGTTTGTTGTTTTACTTATCACAATCGTCTTCTCACTCAACTTATTTCGCACGCGTGTTGGGCGAGCGTTCATTGCGATTCGCGACCGCGATATTGCAGCAGAAGTGATGGGCATTGATTTGTTTAAATATAAAGTGCTTGCTTTCTTCGTTAGCTCGTTTTTCGTCGGTATTGCCGGGGCGCTTCTCGGTCATTACACGATGATTGTCAGCCCTGAGCTTTACAGCATTTCCGTTTCAATTGAATATTTAGCCATGATTTTAGTCGGCGGTTTAGGAAGCGTGTTCGGTTCATTGTATGGGGCTGTATTCATTACGCTCATGCCTGTTGTATTACGAAGCGTTGTAGATGTATTGAGCGGCACGTTTCCTGGACTAGAGGGAGTGCTTGTTGGAATGAAGGAAGTCGTCTTCGGTGTTGTCATCATTTTATTTCTCGTGTATGAGCCAGACGGATTAAATAAAATTTGGTCAAATATAAAAAACTATTTCCGCCTTTGGCCATTTTCTTATACGAAGTAG
- a CDS encoding branched-chain amino acid ABC transporter permease — MAFFLQMLVTGIVVGSVYALVALGFVLIYKSSDAINFAQGEFLLIGTYVCLTLVASYNVPFIAALLLALAFSALLGWSVEKVVLRPFIGKPVISMIMATIGLSSVLAGIVHIIWGHETRVYPPVFSEKPLQFGEVIIAPVYAWSFVIVMIWLMIFTLFFKYSRFGIAMRATADDQQAALSMGISVKTIFAIAWVIAAIVSAVGGVLLGNINGVNSSLSLIGLKVLPVAILGGLDSIPGAIIGGILIGIIESMTGGYLDPLVGGGLKEVIPFVILVIILMVKPYGLFGKKEIERV, encoded by the coding sequence ATGGCTTTTTTCTTACAAATGCTTGTCACTGGTATCGTTGTCGGGAGCGTATATGCGCTCGTTGCGCTAGGGTTTGTCCTCATTTACAAATCGAGCGATGCTATTAACTTTGCTCAAGGCGAATTTTTGCTCATCGGGACGTATGTTTGTTTGACGCTTGTGGCTAGCTATAACGTTCCGTTCATTGCTGCCTTGTTGCTCGCTTTAGCGTTTAGTGCATTGCTTGGTTGGAGTGTAGAAAAAGTTGTGTTGCGTCCTTTCATTGGAAAGCCAGTGATTTCTATGATTATGGCAACGATCGGATTATCGAGCGTACTTGCAGGAATCGTTCATATTATTTGGGGACACGAAACGCGCGTATATCCGCCTGTTTTTTCAGAAAAACCGTTGCAGTTCGGAGAAGTCATTATCGCACCTGTATACGCATGGTCGTTTGTCATTGTTATGATTTGGCTCATGATTTTTACGTTGTTTTTCAAATATTCGCGGTTTGGAATTGCCATGCGAGCGACAGCAGACGATCAACAAGCAGCTTTGTCTATGGGGATTAGCGTAAAAACAATTTTTGCGATTGCTTGGGTAATTGCAGCCATCGTATCAGCTGTTGGTGGGGTGTTATTAGGAAATATTAACGGGGTCAACTCTTCGCTTTCACTAATCGGATTAAAAGTGTTACCTGTCGCTATTTTAGGTGGACTTGACAGCATCCCAGGGGCGATCATTGGCGGTATTTTAATCGGGATTATTGAAAGTATGACAGGAGGATATTTAGACCCGCTTGTCGGCGGCGGCTTAAAAGAAGTGATCCCATTTGTCATTTTAGTTATCATTTTAATGGTTAAACCGTATGGGCTATTTGGAAAGAAAGAAATCGAAAGGGTGTGA
- a CDS encoding AMP-binding protein gives MEQMTFPQLLAARARQKPTQVALREKDYGIWNEYTYSDYYEQVKAFALGIASLGFRRGDKLAIIGDNRPEWVFSQLAAQSLGGISVGIYQESLPNELAYIIDNCDATFVVVEDQEQVDKVLEVEQELSKVKHIIYYDSRGMRNYKHDKLLYFQDVQTLGRQFEQTHPTYFDDEVQKGCYDDIAILSYTSGTTGNPKGTELSYRNLFEMAKNLAKIDPLDEQDEYLSFLPLAWIGEQMMTISMAFHCNIVVNFPEEPSTVFENLREIGPHVMFSPPRIYEDIVSKFQVRIQDASWLKRKMYEWCKPIGEKVAEAHFTKSDVSFWTKCLYKLADYFVFSAIRDHFGLLRLKRAYTGGAPLGPDVFRFFHSIGVNVKSIYGQTEVSGIAIVHRDGDIKVDSVGIPIPETEVKISEQGEILLKSPSVCCGYYKNEKATRETIEDGWLHTGDAGYVDESGHLYVIDRLKDVIRLQTGEMFSPQFIENKLKFSPYIQEAVAIGRDRPYVVAIINIDMANVGRWAEKNQLVYTTYSDLSAKQEVIQLIQEQVNEINQSLPEKARVKKFVLLYKELDADDEELTRTKKVRRQFIAKKYASLIEGMYSETDHIDVEGTIKYRDGKEQVIKTTLKVVSIDEGEGAA, from the coding sequence ATGGAACAAATGACGTTTCCACAGCTATTAGCCGCTCGTGCGCGACAAAAACCAACACAAGTCGCTCTGCGCGAAAAAGATTACGGCATTTGGAACGAATACACATATAGCGATTATTACGAACAAGTGAAAGCGTTCGCATTAGGAATTGCTTCGCTCGGGTTTCGACGCGGCGATAAACTGGCTATTATTGGCGATAACCGTCCAGAGTGGGTATTTAGCCAACTCGCAGCTCAAAGTTTAGGAGGTATTTCCGTTGGCATTTATCAAGAATCGTTACCAAACGAATTAGCGTATATTATTGACAATTGCGATGCGACGTTTGTTGTCGTCGAGGATCAAGAGCAAGTTGATAAAGTGTTAGAAGTGGAACAAGAACTTTCGAAAGTGAAACATATTATTTACTACGATTCACGCGGTATGCGAAACTATAAGCACGATAAATTATTGTATTTTCAAGATGTACAAACGCTCGGTCGACAATTTGAACAAACGCACCCGACATATTTTGATGATGAAGTGCAAAAAGGATGTTATGATGATATCGCCATTTTATCGTATACATCTGGAACGACGGGCAATCCGAAAGGGACGGAACTTTCTTATCGCAACTTATTCGAAATGGCAAAAAACCTCGCAAAAATCGATCCACTTGACGAACAAGACGAATACCTTTCATTTTTACCGCTCGCTTGGATAGGCGAACAAATGATGACCATTTCCATGGCATTCCACTGCAACATTGTTGTGAACTTTCCAGAAGAACCTTCAACGGTGTTTGAAAATTTACGAGAGATTGGACCACACGTTATGTTTTCACCACCGCGCATTTATGAAGACATCGTTTCAAAATTTCAAGTGCGCATTCAAGATGCAAGTTGGTTGAAACGAAAAATGTATGAATGGTGCAAGCCGATTGGAGAAAAAGTAGCAGAAGCGCATTTTACGAAAAGCGACGTTTCCTTTTGGACGAAGTGCTTGTATAAACTAGCTGATTATTTCGTCTTTAGCGCTATTCGTGACCATTTTGGATTGCTGCGCTTAAAGCGAGCGTATACAGGTGGCGCTCCGTTAGGCCCAGATGTGTTTCGCTTTTTCCATAGCATTGGGGTGAACGTAAAAAGTATATACGGTCAAACAGAAGTATCAGGAATTGCGATCGTTCATCGCGATGGGGACATTAAAGTAGATAGCGTTGGTATACCAATCCCAGAAACAGAAGTGAAAATTTCTGAGCAAGGCGAAATTTTGTTAAAAAGCCCGAGTGTATGTTGTGGCTATTATAAAAACGAAAAGGCAACGAGAGAGACGATCGAAGACGGCTGGCTTCATACAGGTGATGCGGGATATGTAGATGAATCAGGCCATTTGTATGTTATTGATCGTTTAAAAGATGTCATTCGTTTACAAACAGGTGAGATGTTTTCGCCGCAATTTATTGAAAATAAACTAAAATTTAGCCCTTACATTCAAGAAGCGGTTGCCATTGGTCGCGATCGTCCGTACGTTGTGGCGATCATTAATATCGATATGGCTAATGTTGGGCGATGGGCAGAAAAAAATCAGCTTGTGTATACGACATATTCCGATTTGTCCGCAAAACAAGAAGTGATTCAACTCATTCAAGAACAAGTGAATGAAATTAATCAATCGTTGCCAGAAAAGGCACGTGTGAAAAAGTTTGTTTTGCTTTATAAAGAGCTTGATGCAGATGATGAAGAATTAACGAGAACGAAAAAAGTGCGTCGTCAATTTATTGCCAAAAAATATGCCTCACTTATTGAAGGGATGTACTCAGAAACAGACCACATTGATGTAGAAGGAACCATTAAATATCGTGATGGCAAAGAGCAAGTCATTAAAACGACGTTGAAAGTCGTCTCGATTGATGAAGGGGAGGGAGCAGCGTAA
- a CDS encoding ABC transporter ATP-binding protein: protein MGILKVQNVSIRFGGVLALDSVSFEVKEGEIFSLIGPNGAGKTSMLNCISGLYKPTEGDIFFKDERITHVKPHKRAALGIARAFQNIELFPHLSVLDNLMLGRHVRMKTGVLAGGLYWGKAQKEEVEHRYKVEEVIDFLELEHVRNVPVGTLSYGLQKRVEVGRALAMDPDLLLLDEPMAGMNNEEKEDMARYIIDIHEEKKTTIILIEHDMGVVMDLSNHIAVLDFGKLIAYGTPKEVQTNPHVIEAYLGEEHAG, encoded by the coding sequence GTGGGTATATTGAAAGTGCAAAACGTGTCCATTCGCTTCGGCGGTGTATTGGCACTTGATTCTGTTTCCTTTGAAGTGAAAGAAGGGGAAATTTTCTCATTGATCGGCCCAAACGGAGCAGGAAAAACGAGTATGTTGAACTGTATTAGCGGGCTGTATAAACCGACAGAGGGCGACATCTTTTTCAAAGATGAGCGCATTACACATGTGAAGCCGCATAAACGAGCGGCCTTAGGTATTGCACGCGCTTTCCAAAATATCGAGTTATTTCCGCATTTATCTGTATTGGACAATCTTATGCTCGGTAGGCATGTGCGGATGAAAACAGGAGTGCTTGCAGGTGGATTGTACTGGGGGAAAGCGCAAAAAGAAGAAGTAGAGCATCGTTATAAAGTCGAAGAAGTGATCGATTTTTTAGAGCTCGAGCATGTGCGCAATGTGCCTGTTGGTACGCTCTCTTACGGTCTACAAAAACGGGTAGAAGTCGGTCGCGCATTAGCGATGGATCCTGATTTACTATTGCTTGATGAACCAATGGCTGGCATGAACAACGAAGAAAAAGAAGACATGGCGCGTTATATTATTGATATTCACGAAGAAAAAAAGACGACAATTATTTTAATTGAACATGATATGGGCGTTGTGATGGATTTATCCAATCATATTGCTGTGTTAGATTTCGGAAAATTGATCGCGTACGGAACGCCAAAAGAAGTACAAACAAATCCGCACGTCATAGAAGCATATTTAGGAGAAGAACATGCGGGATAA